The following are encoded in a window of Pieris napi chromosome 23, ilPieNapi1.2, whole genome shotgun sequence genomic DNA:
- the LOC125061376 gene encoding phosphatidylserine decarboxylase proenzyme, mitochondrial — MFPATRIRSCLPVINPMFKRLKPHRPFRQANLYQTKSVNTTAQLQKSKWTNVRAIFTRWVPLGSVMYVGWCYIRATINYEISKVEIKFYEMFPFRITSRLWGKIAAYELPVSLRSFVYGTYARMFSVNLSEAAISDLTYYKSLSAFFTRALRDGARYISPAPCVSPCDGVVLNCGPAKTDRIEQVKGVTYSLEEFLGENKWSGNGRSYYDSLLQDKKNVLHQCIIYLAPGDYHRFHSPCDWNSSFRRHFSGKLLSVNPWMASLIPGLFTMNERAVYIGEWKHGFFSMTAVGATNVGSIEIYKDPDLRTNTKGKRNRVDETVMEKISFKKGELFGQFNMGSTIILLFEAPADFKFDLKGGDKVLVGQALTEMSKENSR, encoded by the coding sequence ATGTTTCCGGCGACGCGCATTCGAAGCTGCCTTCCAGTCATAAACCCGATGTTCAAGCGATTGAAGCCCCACAGGCCATTTCGTCAAGCAAATCTTTACCAGACAAAGAGTGTTAATACAACGGCGCAACTTCAGAAATCTAAATGGACAAACGTTCGGGCTATATTCACAAGATGGGTTCCTCTTGGCAGTGTTATGTACGTAGGATGGTGTTACATTCGAGCTACAATCAACTACGAGATATCGAAAGTGGAAATCAAGTTCTACGAAATGTTTCCATTTAGAATTACGAGCAGATTGTGGGGTAAGATTGCGGCGTATGAACTCCCTGTATCGCTTCGTAGCTTTGTGTATGGTACGTATGCACGAATGTTTAGCGTAAATCTGAGTGAAGCTGCGATATCcgatttaacatattataaaagtttatcAGCATTTTTCACTCGAGCCTTACGCGATGGCGCGAGATATATATCACCAGCTCCATGCGTTTCACCATGTGACGGTGTTGTATTAAATTGTGGACCAGCTAAAACTGATAGAATAGAACAAGTAAAAGGTGTAACTTACAGTTTGGAAGAATTTTTGGGGGAAAATAAATGGTCTGGAAATGGTAGGAGCTACTATGACTCATTGCTACAAGATAAGAAGAATGTACTGCATcagtgtattatatatttggcCCCTGGTGATTACCATAGATTTCATTCTCCCTGTGACTGGAATTCTTCTTTTAGAAGACATTTTTCAGGAAAACTTTTGTCTGTAAACCCTTGGATGGCTAGCTTGATACCAGGGCTATTTACAATGAATGAGCGAGCAGTTTATATTGGAGAATGGAAACATGGTTTCTTTAGTATGACAGCTGTTGGTGCTACCAATGTAGGTTCTATAGAAATTTACAAGGATCCAGATTTAAGAACAAATACAAAAGGAAAGAGAAATAGAGTAGATGAAACAGTCATGGAaaagatttcttttaaaaaaggtGAATTATTTGGACAATTCAATATGGGTAGtactataatattactttttgaGGCCCCAGCAGACTTCAAATTTGACTTAAAAGGTGGCGATAAAGTTCTTGTTGGCCAAGCATTAACAGAAATGAGTAAAGAAAACTCTAGATGA
- the LOC125061371 gene encoding zinc finger protein 62-like isoform X2, with protein MSICYNGYNESPNTSGPEVTISGANYIQENSFSFEKIAQVCLERINISKYVKSLEANIETSNNDIPNAENKDKLAEFTRNCSVRLVRNDLNALRDLLFKNLHNLKCDICDKVYTSEKKLKKHKENKHLLVHDEKSLKRVSFSDKVIVHEINEYHRCRKCSKIFELYSTLKVHMRREHKKQLNKSRSQRKFTCDHCIAKFLSEAELFKHKLTHNLDLPEKGPNCKSKIEFKFKVGDPLPDHFKPEVVLNRIQIPEEVADEPLDYIEIPNGLDVDLKKALIDPISKKTLLSKYQCTICTRYLSNSYGLKRHMATVHKDTVQNTDDLKCYTCEEVFAWPSLLHTHNCIRNNIPDPPFSDARPEIELQESDDYFEIPPPIVELTVYDECVIRPGKMCNSGSYTIVMEEVPIEF; from the exons ATGTCTATATGCTATAATGGATACAACGAAAGTCCGAATACGTCAGGGCCTGAAGTGACGATTTCTGGCGCCAATTACATTCAAGAAAACTCATTTAGTTTCGAAAAAATAGCTCAGGTTTGCCTAGAACGTATCAATATATCAAAGTATGTGAAGTCACTAGAAGCCAATATCGAAACCAGTAATAATGATATTCCAAATGCTGAGAATAAAGACAAGCTAGCAGAATTCACCAGAAATTGCTCAGTGCGACTGGTTCGCAATGATTTAAACGCGTTGAGGGacttattgtttaaaaacttGCACAATCTGAAATGTGACATTTGTGATAAGGTTTATACTAgtgaaaaaaagttaaaaaagcaTAAAGAAAATAAGCATTTGCTTGTGCATGACGAGAAATCTCTGAAGCGAGTCTCGTTTTCAGACAAAGTTATAGTTCATGAAATCAATGAATATCACCGGTGTAGAAAGTGTTCAAAGATATTTGAACTATATTCAACTTTAAAAGTTCATATGAGGCGTGAACACAAAAAGC aattaaataaatctcgATCCCAAAGAAAGTTCACCTGCGATCACTGCATAGCCAAATTTTTATCAGAAGCTGAATTattcaaacataaattaaCTCATAACTTGGATTTACCTGAAAAAGGACCTAATTGTAAATCAAAGAttgaatttaagtttaaagtaGGAGACCCATTGCCAGATCACTTTAAGCCTGAAGtagttttaaatagaattCAAATTCCTGAAGAAGTGGCAGATGAACCACTGgattatatagaaataccaAATGGTTTGGATGTGGATCTTAAAAAGGCTCTTATTGATCcaatatcaaagaaaacacttttatcaaaatatcaatGCACA ATCTGCACAAGGTACCTCTCAAATAGCTATGGTCTAAAACGCCACATGGCAACAGTACATAAAGATACAGTACAGAATACAGATGATCTAAAATGTTATACGTGTGAAGAGGTGTTTGCGTGGCCATCGCTACTGCACACACACAATTGTATCCGAAATAATATACCAGACCCACCATTTAGTGATGCGAGGCCAGAAATTGAACTACAAGAGAGTGACGATTATTTTGAAATCCCACCACCCATTGTGGAATTGACAGTTTATGATGAGTGCGTTATTCGGCCTGGGAAAATGTGTAATAGTGGTTCATATACAATTGTCATGGAGGAAGTTCCTATAGAATTCTAA
- the LOC125061371 gene encoding zinc finger protein 431-like isoform X1, which produces MSICYNGYNESPNTSGPEVTISGANYIQENSFSFEKIAQVCLERINISKYVKSLEANIETSNNDIPNAENKDKLAEFTRNCSVRLVRNDLNALRDLLFKNLHNLKCDICDKVYTSEKKLKKHKENKHLLVHDEKSLKRVSFSDKVIVHEINEYHRCRKCSKIFELYSTLKVHMRREHKKRKCYICYYCTKKFVDRMFFKVHIKLHCDVCGCFMANKHKLMEHKHNVCKMVQEYKCKRCEDIYYSLLALQDHMSSHGTAFVCDICKEQFESKCRLAYHIKFLHSKYLMDLYTFNLGTYQCNFCNESAVEQDIIEKHVLHLTELNKSRSQRKFTCDHCIAKFLSEAELFKHKLTHNLDLPEKGPNCKSKIEFKFKVGDPLPDHFKPEVVLNRIQIPEEVADEPLDYIEIPNGLDVDLKKALIDPISKKTLLSKYQCTICTRYLSNSYGLKRHMATVHKDTVQNTDDLKCYTCEEVFAWPSLLHTHNCIRNNIPDPPFSDARPEIELQESDDYFEIPPPIVELTVYDECVIRPGKMCNSGSYTIVMEEVPIEF; this is translated from the exons ATGTCTATATGCTATAATGGATACAACGAAAGTCCGAATACGTCAGGGCCTGAAGTGACGATTTCTGGCGCCAATTACATTCAAGAAAACTCATTTAGTTTCGAAAAAATAGCTCAGGTTTGCCTAGAACGTATCAATATATCAAAGTATGTGAAGTCACTAGAAGCCAATATCGAAACCAGTAATAATGATATTCCAAATGCTGAGAATAAAGACAAGCTAGCAGAATTCACCAGAAATTGCTCAGTGCGACTGGTTCGCAATGATTTAAACGCGTTGAGGGacttattgtttaaaaacttGCACAATCTGAAATGTGACATTTGTGATAAGGTTTATACTAgtgaaaaaaagttaaaaaagcaTAAAGAAAATAAGCATTTGCTTGTGCATGACGAGAAATCTCTGAAGCGAGTCTCGTTTTCAGACAAAGTTATAGTTCATGAAATCAATGAATATCACCGGTGTAGAAAGTGTTCAAAGATATTTGAACTATATTCAACTTTAAAAGTTCATATGAGGCGTGAACACAAAAAGCGTAAGTGCtacatttgttattattgCACTAAGAAATTTGTTGATCGCATGTTCTTTAAAGTACATATTAAACTACATTGCGATGTTTGTGGTTGTTTTATGGCGAATAAACACAAATTGATGGAACATAAACACAATGTCTGTAAAATGGTTCAAGAATACAAATGTAAAAGATGTGAggatatatattattcattacttgCTCTGCAAGATCATATGTCCAGTCATGGCACAGCATTTGtttgcgatatttgtaaagaacAATTTGAAAGTAAATGCAGACTTGCGTACCATATTAAATTCTTAcattcaaaatatttgatggacttatatacatttaatttggGGACATATCAATGTAACTTTTGCAATGAGAGTGCGGTTGAACAAgatataatagaaaaacatgttttacatcttacagaattaaataaatctcgATCCCAAAGAAAGTTCACCTGCGATCACTGCATAGCCAAATTTTTATCAGAAGCTGAATTattcaaacataaattaaCTCATAACTTGGATTTACCTGAAAAAGGACCTAATTGTAAATCAAAGAttgaatttaagtttaaagtaGGAGACCCATTGCCAGATCACTTTAAGCCTGAAGtagttttaaatagaattCAAATTCCTGAAGAAGTGGCAGATGAACCACTGgattatatagaaataccaAATGGTTTGGATGTGGATCTTAAAAAGGCTCTTATTGATCcaatatcaaagaaaacacttttatcaaaatatcaatGCACA ATCTGCACAAGGTACCTCTCAAATAGCTATGGTCTAAAACGCCACATGGCAACAGTACATAAAGATACAGTACAGAATACAGATGATCTAAAATGTTATACGTGTGAAGAGGTGTTTGCGTGGCCATCGCTACTGCACACACACAATTGTATCCGAAATAATATACCAGACCCACCATTTAGTGATGCGAGGCCAGAAATTGAACTACAAGAGAGTGACGATTATTTTGAAATCCCACCACCCATTGTGGAATTGACAGTTTATGATGAGTGCGTTATTCGGCCTGGGAAAATGTGTAATAGTGGTTCATATACAATTGTCATGGAGGAAGTTCCTATAGAATTCTAA